The segment ATAGGGCCTCCCCCAACCCCGGGTACACTGCGGGGGCGGGGCTTAGCCGAGCGGGGGGCGTGGCCTGAGGGTCCCACCCCCCCGATCCCCCCccgcctggggagggggcacccatgggtgggggagggggcacccatggggacccgggcggggcggggggcggggcggggggggaggggcgggcgcAGCACTTCCTGCCGCAGGAAGGGGAAGCGCCAGGAGGGCCCCGGGCGCGCGGGGGGACCCAGGCCTTCGGGtgaccccccctcccctccccccaccgacccccccctcccccctcgAGACGACGTCACTGCCCGCCGCGCGCTGcgacccccccctcccccctcctcagGTGAGCGCGGggcccctgggggggggaggggcggcgggggggaggggcggggggggcgaaCGCCTGGGTACCCCCCTGCGGTGGGGGAGGGGCTGACCAGgaccccgcccctccccccccccaggtccagccgagccccccccggcccccccccatGGACGTCACCTACGCCGTGGTCAACAAGGCgcgccgggggggcggggccggcggccgggACCCCGCCCCCTCCGGCCGGGACCCCACCCCCTTCGGCTGGGAGCCCGCCTCCTCCGGCCGGGACCCCGCCTCCTTCGGACGTGACTCCGCCCCCTGCGACCGAAGCCCCGCCCCCGCCAGACGAGAgcccacccccctccccgggagcccccagcggcgcccctcccccacccgcGGTGAGTgggccgggggggagggggcggggcagccccacagcatcCGTATGACCCCATCCCCTAtagcccctcccccaccccacagggccctgcccaccccctACGGCTCCGCCCACCCCCGCCCCCTATAGAACCCTTCcggcccctccccccaccctggagggctccacccccaacccccccccagcagctcccgccCCTATAGATCCATacgctccctcccagcccctatAGACGCTGTGCCACGCCCACCCccatggggcagccctgggcccTATAGTCTCCATATGCTCCCCATAGGGTCTGTGTGGGCCCTATAGTCTCCATATGCTCCCCATAGGGTCTGTGTGGGCCCTATAGTCTCTATATGGACCCTATAGGGTCTATGTGGGCCCTATAGGGTCTCTATGGACCCTCTGGTGACCATGTgacccgcccccaccccccaggggAGGGGTCAGAGGCTCCTATAGGATCCATAAGG is part of the Phalacrocorax carbo unplaced genomic scaffold, bPhaCar2.1 SCAFFOLD_292, whole genome shotgun sequence genome and harbors:
- the LOC135311432 gene encoding tyrosine-protein phosphatase non-receptor type 18-like isoform X2, with the protein product MDVTYAVVNKARRGGGAGGRDPAPSGRDPTPFGWEPASSGRDPASFGRDSAPCDRSPAPARREPTPLPGSPQRRPSPTRGFNFRIGKPKGPREPPADWSRG
- the LOC135311432 gene encoding tyrosine-protein phosphatase non-receptor type 18-like isoform X1, yielding MDVTYAVVNKARRGGGAGGRDPAPSGRDPTPFGWEPASSGRDPASFGRDSAPCDRSPAPARREPTPLPGSPQRRPSPTRALAPPTDDAYEVVTPPPGAAPRLGFNFRIGKPKGPREPPADWSRG